From Bactrocera oleae isolate idBacOlea1 chromosome 4, idBacOlea1, whole genome shotgun sequence:
GTTGCAAAATCCGCTTCAATCATTTGACCTACAAGCACTTACGACATTGAAATTTGAATGACAGTTACACGATCAATTATTTGCTCATTACCAAAAACACTCAAACTATATTTTCACGATGCTTAGAAGCTTTTAATTCTCCTTTCAAAAcaatttaagttaataaaaattttattatatcatgAACTAagattgaataaaatttaagaatttttgagAATGTTATAGAATTATTTTATGTGAGGGAGAAATCATTTTGAGCTATTGTATTTAGTAGAAAATCATATAATTTTATCTATAACATTTACGAGCTATTCAGAAATAAATGAGAACCCTAACTAATAATGTTTTGAACTTCTCCACATATTTTTGCAGAGTTCTTTGATATTATCTGATGTCGATAATGAACGATTGGTGAACGATTCGGCCTTACTTACTGAGAGACAAACATAGATTATTTAACTTTAGTTATagtgatatattttatttaaaaataattttttgctaatCAATGTCAAATCCTGTCAAAACTGTAAAAGTAAATTATTCATAGATTTTTGTGACTGCTTCGATAATGTCCTGTATAAAAAAAGTAGCACAGTAAGGTCTAATTATAGTAATATTTGGGATTGGCACacaatataaaactatttttgagtGCATGTTCGGATCAGCTTGTCAAAATAGACATGAAATCTTATCAGCTGTTGGATGTTTTCTTCTTAAAgagttaaaattataaatatgaacCGAAATCGACCGATCgggaaaaaatatgtaatttaaatttaaataagcattaataaataatgttatgtcgtgcaaagttattaaatataaaattcgaACATTGACGATGCAGAAAACCTTAAtattgtgaaaaattatatgAGTGTATGAGATGATGCTTGAACTATCATGCTTGAATATTACTGAAGCATTGTTTGCGccattttaatgcaatttattgACCGGATACACTAACTTGATTACTCATTCAAGTGTTTCGTGGACAAGAGCAGGGTTGTGCCGTTTCTTCTCTTTGCTTAAGGCTATCATTTAAATCACATGTGAGTATCGGGCTCTTCgaaatttgtgatatttttaatgcagtttaaagtataaatataatatttaaaatgctATCACGTTTGAAGGTGGAAATGAATCctaaaaagtgaaatttgtttgtgttgctAAGGCGAATGGGGACTTTAAATTGTGGTATTTCTTTGTACGCTAGGATTTTTTTTTGACTATGCATCGAGTACTTGACGTCAATGAGCGAGTATAGAATTGTAGTTGGAAGtcgctaaaaaaaattaagaacataATTATAGCACTAACATTTAAAGCCATACTGTTTGACGGCGACGCTGTATATAATTGACTAAATTTGTGGTTTATTGTACATGCACAAGCAAATGGTTTATTAATACGTTTTTGATAAATATACAGTTATGTTTTATTAGTAAACTTAATACATGAGGacttattattttccaaaagaTCGAATGTAAACATTATTAACCGTAATGAAACCGCTGTAAATGTTCAAGTGATTTCTTACACAATAGGGGTTAAAATTTTTGCAACTTCGAAATAcgtgaataatatttattttttttctgtatttttttttttattccagaTATTTTTTTGGTACGCGGTAGTCTAATATCTGGGAAAAATGGCCGAAATGGATGATCATCATTTTGAGACTGGCGATTCTGGTGCTTCTCAAACATATCCGATGCAATGTTCGGCTTTACGCAAGAACGGATTTGTTATGTTGAAAGGACGACCGTGCAAAATAGTTGAGATGTCTACCTCTAAAACTGGCAAACATGGTCATGCTAAAGTCCACATGGTTGGCAttgatatttttacaaataagaAGTAAGTGAATTAAGATAATTGAAGATAActtttataatacaaatatttttaatacagatATGAAGATATCTGCCCCTCAACCCATAACATGGATGTGCCACACG
This genomic window contains:
- the eEF5 gene encoding eukaryotic translation initiation factor 5A — protein: MAEMDDHHFETGDSGASQTYPMQCSALRKNGFVMLKGRPCKIVEMSTSKTGKHGHAKVHMVGIDIFTNKKYEDICPSTHNMDVPHVKREDYQLTDISDDGFLTLMSDNGEIREDLKVPEGDLGNSLRSDFDNGKDLLCTVLKSCGEECVIALKTNTALDK